In Camelina sativa cultivar DH55 chromosome 16, Cs, whole genome shotgun sequence, a single window of DNA contains:
- the LOC104754116 gene encoding calcium-dependent protein kinase 19: MACLCINLKKKLKKPKQDNNGEQNTELQSREITPKQQPRQRQTAPRATFQIVVQPHKLPLPLPIPQPQEKQKLMNHPKQSNLQQPEPILGKPFEDIKEKYNLGRELGRGQFGITYICTEISSGKNFACKSILKRKLIRTQDREDVRREIQIMHYLSGQPNIVEIKGAYEDRQSVHLVMELCEGGELFDKITKRGHYSEKAAAEITRSVVKVVQICHFMGVIHRDLKPENFLLSGKDEASSMLKATDFGVSVFIEEGKVYEDIVGSAYYVAPEVLKRNYGKAIDIWSAGVILYILLCGTPPFWAESDKGIFAEILRGEIDFESEPWPSISESAKDLVRNMLKHDPAERFTAAQVLEHPWIREGGEASDKPIDSAVLSRMKQLRAMNKLKKLALKFIAQNLKEEELKGLKTMFANMDTDKSGTITYDELKSGLEKLGSRLTETEVKQLLEDADVDGNGTIDYIEFISATMNRFRVEREENLFKAFQHFDKDNSGFISRHELETAMKEYNMGDDAMIKEIISEVDADNDGSINYQEFCNMMKKSCSCSSKSQQSKLVQSI; this comes from the exons ATGGCATGTCTTTGCATCAATCttaagaagaagctcaagaaaccaaaacaagacaATAACGGAGAACAAAACACAGAATTACAGAGCAGAGAAATAACACCAAAACAACAACCTCGTCAAAGACAAACAGCTCCAAGAGCCACTTTCCAAATCGTGGTGCAGCCTCATAAACTACCACTTCCACTTCCAATTCCTCAGcctcaagaaaaacaaaagctaatGAATCATCCAAAACAAAGCAACTTGCAGCAACCAGAACCGATCTTAGGTAAACCATTTGAAGACATTAAGGAGAAGTACAACCTTGGTCGCGAATTAGGTCGTGGCCAATTCGGTATAACGTATATATGTACAGAGATCTCTTCAGGCAAGAACTTTGCTTGTAAATCCATCTTGAAGAGGAAACTCATCAGAACTCAG GACAGAGAAGATGTAAGAAGGGAGATACAGATAATGCATTACTTATCAGGACAACCAAACATTGTTGAGATCAAAGGAGCTTATGAAGACAGACAAAGTGTTCATCTTGTAATGGAGCTTTGCGAAGGCGGCGAGCTCTTTGATAAGATCACTAAAAGAGGGCATTACTCAGAGAAAGCAGCCGCAGAGATCACTAGAAGTGTGGTTAAAGTAGTACAGATTTGTCATTTCATGGGTGTGATTCATCGCGACCTTAAACCCGAAAACTTCTTGTTATCTGGTAAAGATGAAGCTTCCTCAATGCTCAAAGCTACTGATTTTGGTGTCTCAGTTTTCATCGAAGAAG GGAAAGTGTACGAAGACATTGTGGGAAGTGCATATTACGTTGCACCAGAAGTTCTGAAAAGAAACTACGGCAAAGCAATAGATATTTGGAGCGCCGGAGTTATACTCTACATCCTTCTCTGCGGCACTCCTCCATTTTGGGCCG AGAGTGATAAGGGGATATTTGCGGAGATTTTGAGAGGAGAGATTGATTTTGAGTCGGAACCATGGCCATCGATTTCCGAGAGTGCTAAGGATTTGGTGAGGAACATGTTAAAACATGATCCAGCAGAACGGTTTACTGCAGCTCAAGTCCTAG AACATCCGTGGATACGAGAAGGTGGAGAAGCTTCTGATAAGCCAATTGATAGCGCGGTTTTGTCGCGGATGAAGCAACTCCGGGCTATGAATAAGCTTAAGAAGCTTGCATTGAAA tttattGCGCAAAATCTCAAAGAAGAGGAACTAAAGGGTCTCAAGACAATGTTTGCAAACATGGACACTGATAAGAGCGGTACAATCACATACGATGAACTGAAATCCGGACTGGAAAAACTCGGTTCGAGGTTAACCGAAACCGAAGTTAAGCAACTCTTGGAAGAT GCTGATGTCGATGGGAACGGTACGATTGATTACATTGAGTTCATCTCAGCTACGATGAACCGGTTCAGAGTAGAAAGAGAGGAGAATTTGTTCAAAGCTTTTCAACATTTCGATAAAGATAATAGCGG GTTTATTTCGAGACACGAATTAGAAACAGCAATGAAAGAGTATAATATGGGAGATGATGCTATGATCAAAGAGATTATCTCAGAAGTTGATGCTGATAAT GATGGAAGTATTAATTATCAAGAGTTTTGtaatatgatgaagaagagctGCAGCTGCTCATCAAAATCACAACAATCGAAGTTGGTTCAATCCATTTGA
- the LOC104754119 gene encoding putative F-box/kelch-repeat protein At4g39600: MTGMPPQSKRRKMTTSWSSLPDAVAVSCMAPVSRLDHANLSLVSKRHRSLVLSHELCSARALIGCIEASFYVCLRISPDPNPRWFILLTRTRQLRPIPSNPNQAPESSSFVVVDWGLYMISGLC, translated from the coding sequence ATGACCGGAATGCCACCACAGAGTAAAAGGAGGAAGATGACGACGTCATGGTCGTCGTTGCCAGACGCGGTAGCTGTGAGTTGCATGGCTCCCGTCTCGAGATTGGACCATGCGAACTTATCCCTCGTCTCAAAAAGACACCGCTCTCTCGTACTTTCCCATGAGCTCTGTAGCGCGCGAGCGCTTATTGGTTGCATCGAGGCATCTTTCTACGTATGCTTACGCATCTCTCCTGATCCAAACCCACGCTGGTTCATCCTCCTCACCCGTACTCGCCAGCTGAGGCCGATCCCATCGAACCCTAATCAGGCTCCGGAGTCATCCTCTTTTGTGGTGGTGGATTGGGGACTTTACATGATCAGTGGACTCTGTTAA
- the LOC104754117 gene encoding putative F-box/kelch-repeat protein At3g24610: protein MRTWHRVPSLKVARASPAVSLLNGKIYVFGGCEEFGSNWAEVFNLKTQTWNTLTIPEIPHGIHQSVVIEHKVYAVDEEEQSLYFLPSEGTWRKGKKQDSKPGNRHDWCAIGNLLYCRGTHGRILWCEPDELDWKKVKGLEEFQRSLSGSILLCLHSVPTKVKYDISRLGSNSAGNIVIFWNAHLGDPESLELWSDEISMERRQGDEVWGKVVWFGAVYKVDPLSHSYSVQVLHSASINV, encoded by the exons ATGCG TACATGGCACCGTGTCCCGTCCTTGAAAGTGGCTCGTGCTTCCCCAGCAGTAAGCTTGCTCAACGGGAAGATATATGTTTTTGGAGGCTGTGAGGAGTTTGGTTCAAACTGGGCTGAGGTATTTAACCTAAAGACTCAAACTTGGAATACTTTGACAATCCCAGAGATACCCCACGGTATCCACCAAAGTGTTGTGATTGAGCATAAGGTTTACGCTGTTGATGAGGAGGAACAAAGCTTATACTTCTTGCCAAGTGAAGGTACATGGAGAAAAGGGAAGAAACAGGATTCTAAGCCAGGAAACAGACACGATTGGTGTGCCATTGGGAACTTGTTGTACTGTCGTGGTACTCATGGGAGAATACTATGGTGTGAGCCAGATGAGTTGGATTGGAAGAAGGTGAAAGGTTTGGAAGAGTTTCAACGGTCTCTCTCTGGTTCGATACTGCTTTGCTTGCACTCTGTACCAACCAAGGTCAAATATGATATCAGCAGACTCGGTAGCAACTCTGCTGGGAACATTGTCATCTTCTGGAACGCCCATCTCGGAGATCCTGAGAGTTTGGAGCTTTGGTCTGACGAGATTTCAATGGAGAGACGCCAGGGAGACGAGGTTTGGGGGAAGGTTGTGTGGTTCGGTGCTGTTTACAAAGTTGATCCTCTCTCACACTCATATAGCGTTCAGGTCTTACATTCTGCTTCTATAAATGTCTGA
- the LOC104752848 gene encoding uncharacterized protein LOC104752848, whose protein sequence is MAKGRKPTTTMSRNERYLGSYGYGDSHGSSVTDELELAEEDIWSPAVIHDTTAETDEAYHAWNLRATLGKNGRVGGLSLAFESSLAAPPPSSSPIIVHQINDGGDENRRKLASSAPVNVPDWSKIYRVDSVESIHELDEDDDEEESRMMPPHEYVAKSQARRSRKIGGVDVGASVFEGVGRTLKGRELRRVRDAIWSQTGFYG, encoded by the coding sequence ATGGCAAAGGGTCGTAAGCCGACGACAACGATGAGCCGAAACGAACGATACCTTGGAAGCTACGGTTACGGTGACAGTCACGGTTCTTCCGTCACCGACGAACTAGAGCTTGCCGAGGAAGACATCTGGTCACCAGCCGTCATTCACGACACCACCGCCGAGACAGACGAAGCATACCACGCGTGGAACTTACGCGCTACCTTGGGAAAAAACGGGCGCGTGGGAGGGTTGTCGCTGGCTTTCGAGAGCTCTTTGGCTGCGCCGCCGCCGTCTTCGTCGCCGATCATCGTGCATCAGATAAACGACGGTGGAGATGAAAACCGGAGGAAGCTGGCGTCGTCTGCGCCGGTAAACGTGCCGGACTGGAGTAAGATATACCGAGTCGACTCGGTTGAGTCGATACACGAGTTGGACGAGgacgatgatgaagaggagTCTAGGATGATGCCGCCGCATGAGTACGTTGCTAAGAGTCAAGCACGACGGAGCAGGAAAATCGGAGGTGTAGACGTCGGCGCGTCGGTGTTTGAAGGCGTCGGAAGGACTCTCAAAGGCAGAGAACTAAGACGCGTTCGTGACGCGATTTGGAGCCAAACAGGGTTCTACGGCtaa